A genomic stretch from Amia ocellicauda isolate fAmiCal2 chromosome 23, fAmiCal2.hap1, whole genome shotgun sequence includes:
- the sec23b gene encoding protein transport protein Sec23B has translation MATYQEFIQQNEDRDGVRFSWNVWPSSRLEATRMVVPLSCLFTPLKERLDLPPVQYEPVLCSRPNCKAVLNPLCQVDYRAKLWACNFCFQRNPFPPTYAGISEVNQPAELMAQFSTIEYIVQRGPQTPLIFLYVVDTCLEEEDLQALKESLQMSLSLLPPDALVGLITFGRMVQVHELSCEGISKSYVFRGTKDLSAKQIQEMLGLMKPAAPVQQGRPAPPQETSTSSRFLQPVHKIDMNLTDLLGELQRDPWPVPQGKRPLRSTGIALSIAVGLLEGTFPNTGARVMLFTGGPPTQGPGMVVGDELKTPIRSWHDIEKDNARHLKKATKYYEALANRAAVNSHCIDIYACALDQTGLLEMKCCSNLTGGYIVMGDSFNTSLFKQTFQRVFSKDYNGEFRMAFGGTLEVKTSRELKVSGAIGPCVSLNVKGPCVSENEMGVGGTNQWKVCSLNPSTTLAVYFEVVNQHNAPIPQGGRGAIQFVTQYQHSSTQRRVRVTTVARNWADAQSQIQHIEASFDQEASAVLMARLGVFRAESEEGPDVLRWLDRQLIRLCQKFGQFNKDDPTSFRLSESFSLYPQFMFHLRRSPFLQVFNNSPDESSYYRHHFVRQDLTQSLIMIQPILYSYSFYGPPEPVLLDSSSILPDRILLMDTFFQLVIYHGETIAQWRKAGYQEMAEYENFKQLLQAPLDDAQEILQTRFPMPRYVDTEHGGSQARFLLSKVNPSQTHNNLYAWGQESGAPILTDDVSLQVFMDHLKKLAVSSAS, from the exons ATGGCAACATATCAGGAGTTCATCCAGCAGAATGAGGACCGGGACGGGGTGCGCTTCAGCTGGAACGTCTGGCCCTCGAGCCGACTGGAGGCCACAAGGATGGTGGTGCCCCTGTCCTGCCTCTTCACCCCCTTGAAGGAGCGCCTGGACCTCCCTCCAGTGCAGTACGAACCCGTACTCTGCAGCCGGCCCAACTGCAAAGCTGTGCTCAACCCCCTCTG tCAAGTTGATTACAGAGCCAAACTATGGGCGTGCAACTTTTGTTTCCAAAGAAACCCA TTCCCCCCCACATATGCAGGCATATCAGAAGTCAACCAACCAGCTGAACTAATGGCACAGTTCTCTACAATTGAATATATTGTACAG cgTGGACCCCAGACCCCTCTGATCTTCCTGTATGTGGTGGACACATGTCTGGAAGAGGAGGACCTTCAGGCATTGAAGGAGTCCTTGCAGATGTCCCTGAGTCTCCTCCCTCCTGACGCACTGGTTGGCCTGATCACATTCGGCAGGATGGTCCAGGTGCATGAGCTGAGCTGTGAAGGCATCTCCAAGAGCTACGTCTTCAGGGGGACCAAGGATCTGTCCGCTAAACAAATCCAG gAAATGTTGGGTCTGATGAAGCCTGCAGCCCCAGTACAACAAGGGAGACCTGCTCCACCTCAGGAAACGTCCACCTCCAGCAG GTTTTTGCAGCCTGTGCATAAGATTGATATGAACCTGACTGACCTCCTTGGGGAGCTTCAGAGGGACCCCTGGCCTGTCCCTCAGGGGAAGAGACCCCTCAGATCTACTGGTATCGCCCTGTCCATTGCTGTGGGGCTCCTGGAG GGTACTTTCCCCAACACCGGGGCTCGAGTGATGCTCTTCACGGGCGGCCCGCCAACGCAAGGCCCAGGGATGGTTGTGGGCGATGAGCTGAAAACCCCTATCCGCTCCTGGCACGACATTGAGAAGGACAACGCTCGCCACCTGAAGAAAGCAACCAAG TACTATGAAGCTTTGGCCAACCGTGCAGCTGTTAACAGTCACTGTATTGACATCTATGCCTGTGCTCTGGACCAGACTGGTCTTCTGGAAATGAAGTGTTGTTCAAACCTTACAGG GGGTTACATTGTAATGGGGGATTCCTTCAATACTTCTCTGTTCAAGCAGACATTCCAGAGAGTCTTTAGTAAAGATTACAACGGGGAATTCCGCATGGCTTTTGGAGGAACATTGGAAGTCAAG ACTtcaagggagctgaaggtttctGGAGCCATTGGTCCGTGTGTCTCTCTTAACGTAAAGGGGCCGTGTGTGTCAGAAAAT GAAATGGGAGTTGGTGGGACAAACCAGTGGAAGGTGTGCAGTCTTAACCCCTCCACCACACTCGCAGTCTATTTCGAAGTTGTGAATCAG cACAATGCGCCAATTCCTCAGGGAGGTCGAGGAGCCATTCAGTTTGTCACGCAGTACCAACATTCGAGCACACAGAGGCGGGTCAGAGTGACAACGGTTGCTAGGAA CTGGGCCGATGCACAGTCTCAGATCCAGCACATAGAAGCGTCCTTTGACCAGGAGGCGTCGGCTGTTTTGATGGCACGCCTGGGTGTGTTCAGAGCCGAATCTGAAGAGGGGCCCGATGTGCTGAGATGGCTGGACAGGCAATTGATCAGGCTG tgtCAGAAGTTCGGACAATTCAATAAAGACGACCCAACCTCTTTCAGGCTGTCGGAGTCCTTTTCTCTTTACCCACAG TTCATGTTCCATTTGCGGAGATCACCTTTCCTTCAGGTGTTCAACAACAGCCCTGATGAGTCCTCGTATTATCGCCACCATTTCGTGCGACAGGACCTGACCCAGTCGCTCATCATGATCCAGCCTATCCTGTATTCCTACTCCTTCTATGGACCTCCAGAG CCTGTGCTTCTGGATAGCAGCAGTATCCTTCCAGACAGGATCCTGCTAATGGACACATTCTTCCAGCTGGTTATATACCATGGAGAG ACCATTGCACAGTGGCGCAAAGCGggataccaagagatggctGAGTACGAGAACTTCAAACAGCTCCTCCAGGCTCCTTTGGATGACGCCCAGGAGATCCTGCAGACGCGCTTCCCAATGCCCCGCTATGTTGACACCGAGCACGGAGGCAGCCAG GCTCGGTTTCTTCTGTCAAAGGTGAACCCATCTCAGACGCATAACAACTTGTATGCATGGGGACAG GAATCTGGGGCCCCCATTCTGACCGATGACGTGAGCTTGCAGGTGTTTATGGATCACTTGAAGAAACTTGCCGTTTCTAGTGCGTCATGA
- the LOC136719455 gene encoding small integral membrane protein 26 yields the protein MTLRDVVKWNRRVSLLYAVGIWTMFGTYGYFQIRSKWSKKDDEEHINETPPVEQELADEYIPEPTANESKAQGLRVKSTVTYRDNFIPYSSRICSYLQSLRSSSEDVSAQDPAAQK from the exons ATGACCCTGCGGGACGTGGTGAAGTGGAACAGGCGGGTGTCGCTGCTGTACGCCGTGGGCATCTGGACGATGTTCGGCACTTACGGGTATTTCCAGATCAGGTCGAAGTGGAGTAAAAAGGACGATGAAGAACACATTAACG AGACACCACCTGTAGAACAAGAACTTGCAGATGAATATATACCTGAACCAACAGCGAATGAAAGCAAAGCACAGGGACTACGTGTAAAATCAACAGTCACCTACAGGGACAATTTCATCCCCTATTCGTCGAGAATCTGCAGCTATCTGCAGTCCCTGCGCAGCAGCTCCGAGGATGTGAGCGCACAAGACCCTGCTGCTCAGAAGTGA
- the soul2 gene encoding heme-binding protein soul2 has product MRGVVLLLLALAACVLIASGNEESENKPWFCHGLDCPEYTVVTKHETFEERSYVATRWMTTNVEGSYMSAVFQGFMRLFNYIDGNNEAGEKIPMTAPVAVEMHPSGGKTGISNISISFFVPAKGNPPKAKDPTIYASNRPAGVVYVRSFDGFAMESDWNENAQALKDDLQAAGISFNPLSLIAAGYDPPFRFINRHNEIWLYGP; this is encoded by the exons ATGAGGGGTgtcgtgctgctgctgctggcgcTGGCGGCTTGCGTGCTAATTGCTTCTGGAAATGAAGAGAGTGAGAATAAACCGTGGTTTTGCCATGGATTAGACTGTCCAGAATACACCGTGGTGACGAAACATGAG ACTTTTGAAGAGCGATCGTATGTCGCCACCCGGTGGATGACGACCAATGTGGAGGGGAGCTACATGAGTGCAGTTTTTCAAGGTTTTATGCGGCTCTTCAATTACATCGATGGAAACAATGaagcag GGGAAAAGATTCCTATGACAGCCCCTGTTGCCGTTGAGATGCATCCTTCTGGCGGCAAAACGGGCATAAGCAACATCTCTATATCTTTCTTCGTCCCAGCAAAAGGCAACCCTCCTAAAGCAAAAGATCCCACCATTTATGCATCGAATCGCCCAGCAGGCGTAGTGTATGTTCG GTCTTTTGATGGTTTTGCGATGGAATCGGACTGGAATGAAAATGCCCAAGCCCTGAAGGATGACCTGCAGGCTGCTGGCATTTCCTTCAATCCGCTCAGTCTCATAGCAGCTGGCTATGACCCCCCATTCAGGTTCATAAACCGACACAATGAAATCTGGTTGTATGGACcctga